The Moorella glycerini genomic interval TGTAGCTTCCAAAACCTCTCTGGTAGTTGCCCCAATATGAGGCGTGAGAATTACATTTGGTTGTGTGAATATACAGTCATTTGGGTCAGCCGGTTCTTCCCAGGCCGCATCGGTGGCAAAACCACCCAGTCGGCCAGATTGTAGGGCATGCAACAAGGCTTCGCGGTCAATCAGGGGTCCCCGGGAAAGATTTATTAAATAGGCCCCCGGTCGCATGGCTGCCAGCTCTCTGGGCCCAATCAGCCCCACGGTTTTTTCATTTAACGGTAACGTTAAAACGACATAATCTGACTGAGCTAACAAATCAATAAGGTATTCTGGAGTTTGGACAAGCTCTATGCCCAGGGCTCTGGCCAGTCCCGGTGTTGGATTCTCCGTCACCGCCAGTACTCTCATACCCAATCCTTTGACCCTCAAGGCAAGTGCTGTCCCTATTCGCCCGAGGCCTACCACGCCTAAGGTCTTACCAGCCACCTCGGTTCCCACGGGTTCACCCAGGCGTTTTTCTTCAACCATTTGGGCTGCCAGGCGCGCCCTTCTGGCCAGGGCAAAAATTAAATAGATACCCAGTTCTGCCACCGCCACAGTGTTCAAGCCCGGTACATTGGCCACGGGAACGCCAAACTCCTGGGCAATACTCAAGTCAACCACATCCGCGGCCACCCCAAAATGCTGAATAAGCTGGAGACGACGCGCCTTTTCGAATATTTCTCGGTTCACAAAATTAAGGGGAAAACCCATACTACTAGTTACCAGGATTTCCAGCGACTCCACCTCGCCCAGCAACTGCTCCTTGTTCTGGATAACCACCAGGTGGTGTTCAGCCAATTCTTTCTCTAATACCTGAATCGTGTTGGGCGATTTAGAAAGGAGGCCTATATGCAAGCTAATCCCTCCCGTATCCAAGTAATTCTGTAAAAAGTCCCTGATGGATCAGGGTTAAAGCAGCCACCAACAGTAGACCTCTTTTCAAGAGGCTGACCCGGCCTAATAGCCAGCCTTGCCGCGCTCGGTAGAACTGGTGAGATTAACGGTGTCTGTCGCCACCCCAAACTGTTGGACCGGCAAAAGATCTCTACCAGGTAGATAATTTTTTTGTCAACAAATTTTAAAAAGAAACCCTATGCTGCTATTTACCAAAACTTGAGCCCTCGCAGCCTCCACCTCAAACCGGCCTTATCGTGAACAATAACATAGGAATAGCCCGCTAGTTCTCTCTTCAACGCAATAATCGTATCTTTCCGCCTCGTAGAAACTATAATCACACGTATCGCAAAGTCCTCCAAGTTTTGAAGCTATGATTTCGCTAACTCTCTGTCTAAAGCTTCAAGAGCTTTCCGTCTGCTGGCAACCTTTTGAATGGCAAATATGACGGCGAATATCCCGTAACCCATAAGATCTGTCAACAATCCTGGCTTAATTAAGAGCAAAGCAGCAGCTAACAGTAATACCCGTTCCACAGGAGTAAGCCTTGTGAGTAGCCAGCCCTGCACCGCTGCCGCCAGAGCTGTGGTTCCAAGTAAGGCCGATAGAACAGCCAAACCTATTGCAGCCGGACCCCCCTGAAACAGTAGTTCCCGTCCAAAAACAAACATATAAGGGACGATGAAACCAGCCAGACCGATTCTTACTGCTGTCCAGCCCACGGCCCACATAGGCGCCTCGGCAATGGCGGCAGCAGCGTAGGCAGCAATGGCAACTGGCGGCGTGATGGTAGCCAGACAGGCAAAATAGAAGATGAACATATGCGCCGCGAGTTCTGGGATTCCCATTTGCGTCAGAACAGGAGGAATTACAGCAGCTGCGGTGGCGTAAGCAGCTACAGTAGGTAGGCCCATTCCCAGAATGATAGTAATGATCATACTCAAGAATAGTGCCAACCACAAGTTACCACCTGCAAAGCCAAGAATTATCGAAGTTGCTTTCAATCCTAAACCAGTGAGAGAAAGTATGCCGATGACGATCCCCGCTCCGGCGCAGGTGGCTGCTATATCCATTGTACCCCTAGCAGCAGTAGCCATGACATCAAGGATGCCCTTCAACCCAAAAATTCGTTCCCGTTTTAACCAACTGCTACCTAGGGTTATGAGAATGGCCCATAAAGCGGCGCGAGTGGGCGAGGATTCCATCACTACTAAAACGAAGATTAAACCCAGTAGAGGCAGAAGCAGATACCCCTCACCAGCGATTAAACGGCGGAGGTTCGGCAGTTTATCCCGGGACAACCCTTGTATTCCCATCTTGGCGGCCTCAAAATCCACCATCCAATAGAGGCTAACATAATACAAAATAGCCGGGATGGCGGCCGCAATAGCTATTTGGTAGTAGGGAATACCTACTACCTCCGACATGAGGAAGGCGGCCGCGCCCATTACCGGGGGCATTAACTGTCCGCCCGTGGAAGCCACGGCTTCAATGGCTCCTGCTACAGCGGCGCGAAATCCCGCCCGTTTCATGGGGGGAATGGTCAAATAACCATCAACTATCACGTTAGCAACGGCACTGCCCGAAATCGTACCAAAAAGGGCACTAGAAATTATTGGTACCTTCGCGATACCACCCCGGCTGCGCCCCGTAACAGCCAACGCCAGTTTGATAAACAACTCTCCTGCCCCGGAGCGCTGGAGAAAGGTACCGAAAAGGATGAAGATGAAAACATACTGCGCCGAAACACCCAAGGGAATAGTATATATGCCCACCGGGCTGAATAAAAAGCTTATAATCCTGTTAAAGGAATAGCCGCGATGCCATAGCATCCCTGGAAGTTGCGGTCCGACCAGGGCATATACTATAAAAAATAGTGCTATAATGGGTAAAGCGTAACCGGAAGTGCGCCGCATCATCTCCATGACCACGATTACCGCCAGTAACCCGAACAGCATATCCGCCGGCGTTGCCAGGGCACCACCCGCCCGATACATAAGAGCTCTGAAATCCAGTATTACATATATTATTGTAGCGACAGATGCTACTATAAGCAGACCATCGACCACTGAAGGTCGATCTTTGGGCGACCGGGTGTTAGCCGGTATTAACAGGAAAACTAGTATAGAAGCAAAAACCAAGTGGCCGCCCCTAAAAAGCCAAGGATCAATAGAGGTCACATATAGTACATAAAGATGGAAGAGCGTCATCAGTACTCCTACTATATAGGCAAACGTTCCCACCTTTCCCCTTAGGGTCCGTAAGCGAACGACCCTAGCTTCTCCTTCAAGATTCAAGAGCGTATCCTGGTCCTCAGTTGTTACTCCACTACCTTTTATAGCCAGATCTTCACTTTTTTCCATAAATATCCTCCCTTAAACAGCATAATGACCGTTACTCTTAATCTCTACTTTTTTTGCCATGCCCGTGGGCCTTCCCCTCAGGCTAAATGAAAATCCTAACACCTCCGAGACCGGGTTGCCGACCCACCGCGCCAACCAAAAGGCACGCAAGCTAAACCTTGAAAGGCGGACAACCCGGCCCCCAGACTTGCTAAATACTTTGGTTACCTTCAGACCAGATATTTCTTTATTTCTTCATTTCCGGAGGAATAGCCCCATCAGGGAGTTGTATCCCCTTTTCCTTAAAATACCTCACCGCTCCGGGATGAAGGGGGAAGGTAGCATACTTAGCATTTTCCGGTAAAGCGTCAACCGCAGCTTTATAGCTGGCAACCAGGTCCTTGTTGTTTTCGGAAGCAGCTTTGACCACCGCGTAGATAAAGTCCTCAGGTAGATCTTTATGGGTACCCACAAAGGTCCACACCACCAACGTCGTAACGGGTTCTGTCTGACCTTTGTACGTATTGGCCGGGATAGTCCCTACAGCCAGCGGGTTCTTGGCAGCAAACTCCTCAGCGTCCTTCTTATTAACCCCGATGATGGCTATATTCCGGGTGATAGCCATCTCCTGTGCCGCCGGAGCAGGTACCCCGCTCCAGGCCCCGACCGCGTCAATTTGCCCATTGACTAGTAGCTCATTGGCGTCGGAAAAGTTAGCCATATTAGTAACCCTCTTAGGCTTGATATTGAAGTAATTGAATAATTTCATCCCGTAATCATTGAGAAAACTCCCAGGCCCGGACATATCTACTGCACGACCATTCAGATCACGAAAATCCTTAATCTCTTTATCGGCAAAGGCCCACCAGTGCAGATACTGGGGAAACATGGGGAAGACAGCCCTGAGGTCGCTGTATTTCTTCCCTTTAGCCTGACCAAGCCCATTATAAGCCTCATAACCCATGGCTCCCGGAACTGGACCGAAATCCGTCTGACGCTTCTCGATAAGTTCAATGCTCTGCCACGGACCCCCGGTGGCCTCCACAGCCATCGGCACGCCCAGTTTATCAGTGACTACCTTGGCGAGAGCAGCTCCGAACATATAGTGAGCTCCTCCTAAGGCTGAACCGGACCAGGTTACTCCTTTAGGCCAGTCTTTCTTGGTAGCCTTATAAGCCTCGGCTTGTTGACTACCAGCCTGATCCTTTTTCAGCGTCTCAGGTGCTTTTGATCCTGTGCAGGCGGCAAGTGCCATAGTCAAAAGCAACAATACTAGGGGAATCCCCAATAGTTTCCATCTAAACCGTAAAGGCATTTATCTACCACTCCCTCTTCTAAGATTAAATTAAATTAACTATTATTGTTACCACAAATTCTCATCCAACCACTCCAGGTATTCATTTACCCCCGTTACAAGGTCTACCTCCGGCGAAAATCCTAATTCGTTCCTAGTTCGGCTGATATCCAATGGCCCGCGCAGGCTGGTCCGGAAACTGGGGTTATCTCCCGCTAAAAACCCCTCTCCTATTCGCAGGCGGGCCCCGGGTCTCAGCCTCTTGACCACCTCCACCAATTCCCGCAGGGTATAGGAACGCCCTGAGGATATATTATAAATGTTGTAGCGCAACTTCTCGCACCTACAGGCGGCCGCTACACCTCGCGCGGTATCGCTTACATAGGTAAAGTCGCGCGGGTGATCCCCTCCGGAGGCCAGATTGACTTCCCGCCCCTCCAGAGCCGCCCGGCACCAAAACTGCACATGCATGGGGGAAGGCTTAATCTTTTCCAAGGGTCCATAAGGTGCTGATATACGTAGGGAAACAAACTCTACTTCAAAAAGGTTGGCATACTCTATGCCGTACATTTCCGCCATCTGTTTGGTGGTGGCATAGATACCGCAAGGCCTGGCTGGCTCTTCTTCCCTTAGAGGCCGTAAATCCAGTCGAGGGCCGTACTGGGTCCCCGAGCCAAGGTAAACCACCCGCCGCACCCTGGCCAGGGCGGCCTGGGTCAAAACGTTGGCCGTACCCATTACGTTGCTGGCCAGGGTCCGCTCCGGGCAACGGCGGGCGGCTGGCTCCCCGTTTATAGCCGCAGCGTGGACAATGCACTCTACCTGATAAGATTTAAGGGTCCTTCCAAATTGACCGGCGTCAAGGACATCTCCCTCTACATAATGGATCCTGGATGCAAGATCAGCCAGGTAAGCCATGGCGGGCTCAGAAAACCCGGAAGGGCTGTAGTTGATAACCTCCTCGCCAGCTTCGGCCAGAGCCTTGACTATATGCGTGCCCAAAAACCCGCTGCCACCGGTTACTAAAACCTTCACGTTCCCGCCACCCCTGGCTAAAGATGTCTCAAGCAAAGGGAAACTGAGGTCGGCCCAACTGCTCCAGATAGTTCAATACCTCCTGGAGTTCTACCACATCAGCGTACTTCATATCCATGTCAAAGAGGCTGACTTTATGGGGCAGGGCCGCACGGTCGCCCACACACTCTACCGGCACAATCACCCGGAAGTTATAGGAAAACCCATCTACTACAGTAGCCCGTACACAACCGCTGGTAGTCAAGCCGGTAACGATGATGGTGTCAACCCCCAGGTAAAAGAGCATACCTGCCAGTTGGGTACCAAAAAAGGCGCTGGCTTTAGGCTTGGTAACTATCACGTCTCCCTCTTGGGGAGCCAATTCATCCACTATTTTGTCGGCCTCCGTTGTGATTCCCTTAGACCCAGCCACCTTCTCTCCCCAAATACCCTTCTCAGCCGCAGTGGAACGCAGGCCCACTTTAGAATAAAAAATGGGAACACTTTTCAGTCGAGCTGCTGCCAGCAACCTAGCGTTGGCCTGGATAACCTCTCCGACATTATCACCGTGACCCAGAGCAAAACGCGGACTGGCATACAAGTTAATCATATCTACCACTATTATCGCCGGCTTGTAGCCAAAACCGATCCGGCGCCCGTGCCCGCCGGCCCTATAGCCAGCCAGATCAGTATCGGCTAACAACTTATCCCAAACCATTATCTCCCACTCCCTGATTAGGCTAAATACTTTCGAAGTAATAAGTCTACCAGAAGATACTGGCACTCGCTCTTGACGAGGTTTAATGACGAACCATATGGTTACCTTTCTCGGGGGGGCGCCGGCCCAGCCAGCATCCTCCGTACTGGCGGGACCGGCTTCTGGCAACCTGGCCTTGGGCTCGCTAGTCCAAAAGGTCTTCCTCGTAAGGAGCACGGCTCAAGACCCGGTAACCGGTAGCAGTGATTAAATAGATATCTTCCAGCCGTACACCTCCTACTCCCTCTTTCCACAGAGCGGGCTCCAAGTTGATGATCATCCCTTCTTCCAGCTCTGTATCCAGTTCAGGGAACCGCGCCGTGATGTAGGGCTGCTCCTGGCGAATGCCCATACCGTGGCCAGTATACGGGTAGCCACCGTAGTAATCTTCCAAACCGGCTTCGCGGACTACCCGCAGGCAGGCCATTTCGAGGTCTGAAGTCCTGGTGCCAGGTTTCATAATTTCCTTGGCTGCTTCCAATGCTTCCCAGATAGTCCGGTAGAGAAGCTTGTGTTCGCTTCCCGGTCGTCCGCCGGTCCACACAGTACGGGCAAACTCTGCTCTAAAACCGTTGAAGGAGCCTGGCCCGTCAATAACCACCAGTTCTCCGCCCCGGACGGGCTTGGCGCTGCTGAAGCGGCGTACGGGGGCGGTACGCTCCCCGGAGGTGCACCAGATGTCGGTAGCATGGCAGCCGCGGCGCAAAAGCTCGTACTGGGCCATGGCCGCAATTTCTATTTCGCTATAACGGCCCCAGCTTTCCTTGCAAGCCTTGATACCGACGTTGATGCCCGCTTCTACCAGACTAACCGTATACTCGTAAGCCTTAATTTCTTCTGGATTTTTTACCATGCGCATGCGGTTCAGGGCTGTACTGGCGTTGACAAAGTTGACCCGCGGTAAGGACTTGACTAGCCCGTTGTATAAAGAAGCATTCATCCTGGTATCCAAACCGACAGTGGCTTCGCTCAAGCCGTAGTCCTCCAGCGCCCGGCTAAAATAAGACACCCAGGTGTTTTGCCAAGGCGGCAAAACGCGAATATCGCTGTAAAAATGGTCCTGTTTCACCGCCCCGGAATCTCCCTCGGAGCAAAAGATGACGGGTTCCTTTTGCTCCCTAAGGAAGAGTACCGCATAGGAACCGGGATGCACGCTGGTCCGGTGCCGCGGCCAACCGGTGAGATAGATGACATTGTCAACCACGTTGGTTAGAATAGCGTCCAGCCCCTCGGCAGCCATGATCTCCCTGGCCCGCTTCCATCTCAATTCCTGCAAAAGTTGCCAGTCTATTATAGGTCTAGTAGGTTCTAAAAAACCTACAAAAGATGCCATCTCTATATCCCTCCGTCAAAAACTATCACGCCACAATTAGCAAGTTGGTCAGTTCCCTCAGGTTAGAAAGGGTCTCCAGTTGCCCTACGGTACGGATAACTTCTG includes:
- a CDS encoding NAD(P)-dependent oxidoreductase; the encoded protein is MHIGLLSKSPNTIQVLEKELAEHHLVVIQNKEQLLGEVESLEILVTSSMGFPLNFVNREIFEKARRLQLIQHFGVAADVVDLSIAQEFGVPVANVPGLNTVAVAELGIYLIFALARRARLAAQMVEEKRLGEPVGTEVAGKTLGVVGLGRIGTALALRVKGLGMRVLAVTENPTPGLARALGIELVQTPEYLIDLLAQSDYVVLTLPLNEKTVGLIGPRELAAMRPGAYLINLSRGPLIDREALLHALQSGRLGGFATDAAWEEPADPNDCIFTQPNVILTPHIGATTREVLEATARVVRENVDRVARGEKPLYMLT
- a CDS encoding TRAP transporter permease, which translates into the protein MEKSEDLAIKGSGVTTEDQDTLLNLEGEARVVRLRTLRGKVGTFAYIVGVLMTLFHLYVLYVTSIDPWLFRGGHLVFASILVFLLIPANTRSPKDRPSVVDGLLIVASVATIIYVILDFRALMYRAGGALATPADMLFGLLAVIVVMEMMRRTSGYALPIIALFFIVYALVGPQLPGMLWHRGYSFNRIISFLFSPVGIYTIPLGVSAQYVFIFILFGTFLQRSGAGELFIKLALAVTGRSRGGIAKVPIISSALFGTISGSAVANVIVDGYLTIPPMKRAGFRAAVAGAIEAVASTGGQLMPPVMGAAAFLMSEVVGIPYYQIAIAAAIPAILYYVSLYWMVDFEAAKMGIQGLSRDKLPNLRRLIAGEGYLLLPLLGLIFVLVVMESSPTRAALWAILITLGSSWLKRERIFGLKGILDVMATAARGTMDIAATCAGAGIVIGILSLTGLGLKATSIILGFAGGNLWLALFLSMIITIILGMGLPTVAAYATAAAVIPPVLTQMGIPELAAHMFIFYFACLATITPPVAIAAYAAAAIAEAPMWAVGWTAVRIGLAGFIVPYMFVFGRELLFQGGPAAIGLAVLSALLGTTALAAAVQGWLLTRLTPVERVLLLAAALLLIKPGLLTDLMGYGIFAVIFAIQKVASRRKALEALDRELAKS
- a CDS encoding TAXI family TRAP transporter solute-binding subunit encodes the protein MPLRFRWKLLGIPLVLLLLTMALAACTGSKAPETLKKDQAGSQQAEAYKATKKDWPKGVTWSGSALGGAHYMFGAALAKVVTDKLGVPMAVEATGGPWQSIELIEKRQTDFGPVPGAMGYEAYNGLGQAKGKKYSDLRAVFPMFPQYLHWWAFADKEIKDFRDLNGRAVDMSGPGSFLNDYGMKLFNYFNIKPKRVTNMANFSDANELLVNGQIDAVGAWSGVPAPAAQEMAITRNIAIIGVNKKDAEEFAAKNPLAVGTIPANTYKGQTEPVTTLVVWTFVGTHKDLPEDFIYAVVKAASENNKDLVASYKAAVDALPENAKYATFPLHPGAVRYFKEKGIQLPDGAIPPEMKK
- a CDS encoding NAD-dependent epimerase/dehydratase family protein, with the translated sequence MKVLVTGGSGFLGTHIVKALAEAGEEVINYSPSGFSEPAMAYLADLASRIHYVEGDVLDAGQFGRTLKSYQVECIVHAAAINGEPAARRCPERTLASNVMGTANVLTQAALARVRRVVYLGSGTQYGPRLDLRPLREEEPARPCGIYATTKQMAEMYGIEYANLFEVEFVSLRISAPYGPLEKIKPSPMHVQFWCRAALEGREVNLASGGDHPRDFTYVSDTARGVAAACRCEKLRYNIYNISSGRSYTLRELVEVVKRLRPGARLRIGEGFLAGDNPSFRTSLRGPLDISRTRNELGFSPEVDLVTGVNEYLEWLDENLW
- a CDS encoding isochorismatase family protein, which produces MVWDKLLADTDLAGYRAGGHGRRIGFGYKPAIIVVDMINLYASPRFALGHGDNVGEVIQANARLLAAARLKSVPIFYSKVGLRSTAAEKGIWGEKVAGSKGITTEADKIVDELAPQEGDVIVTKPKASAFFGTQLAGMLFYLGVDTIIVTGLTTSGCVRATVVDGFSYNFRVIVPVECVGDRAALPHKVSLFDMDMKYADVVELQEVLNYLEQLGRPQFPFA
- a CDS encoding M24 family metallopeptidase, whose product is MASFVGFLEPTRPIIDWQLLQELRWKRAREIMAAEGLDAILTNVVDNVIYLTGWPRHRTSVHPGSYAVLFLREQKEPVIFCSEGDSGAVKQDHFYSDIRVLPPWQNTWVSYFSRALEDYGLSEATVGLDTRMNASLYNGLVKSLPRVNFVNASTALNRMRMVKNPEEIKAYEYTVSLVEAGINVGIKACKESWGRYSEIEIAAMAQYELLRRGCHATDIWCTSGERTAPVRRFSSAKPVRGGELVVIDGPGSFNGFRAEFARTVWTGGRPGSEHKLLYRTIWEALEAAKEIMKPGTRTSDLEMACLRVVREAGLEDYYGGYPYTGHGMGIRQEQPYITARFPELDTELEEGMIINLEPALWKEGVGGVRLEDIYLITATGYRVLSRAPYEEDLLD